Within the Chthoniobacterales bacterium genome, the region AGGTTCACCGTCTCTTGGCGCGATCGGTCGGTGAATCCCGGAAGGCGAGCAGGCGCAGGCCGTTCAGACAGACCAGCACGGTGCTGCCTTCGTGCCCGACGACGCCAAGCGGCAGGGGAAGCGCAAACCCGAAGGCGGAGATGACGAGCAGCACGATCACGCCGATGGCAAAGGCCAGGTTTTGCCAGACGACGCGACGGGCCTGCCGACTGATCGCGATGGCGAAGGGAATGTGTTGGAGGTTGTCTCCCATCATCACCACGTCGGCGGTTTCCATCGCGACATCCGTGCCTGCGGCGCCCATGGCGACGCCGACGGCCGCCGTGGCCAGCGCTGGGGCGTCATTGACTCCGTCGCCCACCATTGCCACGGGTCCGCGGGTCGAAAGCTCGCGGACGATGCTCACCTTGTCGCCGGGCAGGAGCCCCGCCCGAAACTCATCCACGCCCGCCTGGCGCGCGATGGCCGCCGCGACCCGTTCGTTGTCGCCCGTGAGCATGACCACATGCTCGATGCCGAGCTCGTGGAGCTGTCGAACCGTCGTCGAAGCGCTCGGGCGCAACACGTCGGCAATCGCGATGGCGCCCCAGATGCGCCCGCCGTCGTCGTGAATCTCGCCGACAAGAATGCCGGTCTTTCCGGCGTCGTGGAGGACATCGAGACGCGCGTCGAGCTCCGCCGGACACGCGATCTGGCGGGCCGCGAAATAGCGGCGATTCCCAATGGCGATGCGCCGGTTGCCAACGGTGGCGCAGGCGCCTTTTCCAACCGTCGATTGAAAGTCCGCGCACGGCGTAAGCGGAAGCCCGCGGCGGGTGGCCTCCTTGACGATGGCGGCCGCGAGCGGGTGCTCCGACTTCGCTTCCACGGCCGCGGCGAAGCTCAGCAGCGTGGATTCCTCGAGGCCTGGCTCGTGCAGAACGATGTCCGTCACGACGGGCCGGCCTTCCGTCAGTGTGCCGGTCTTATCCAGCGCGACGATCCGGATGACGGCCATTTGCTCGAGGTGAGCCCCGCCCTTGAAAAGAACGCCGTGCCGGGCGGCGCCCCCGATCGCAGAAAGGATCGAGGCGGGCGTGCTGATGATCAGCGCGCACGGCGACGCGACGACCATCACCGTCAT harbors:
- a CDS encoding heavy metal translocating P-type ATPase, which gives rise to MSAIPAEPTIGLPQKSRPPISRERLQILCTALTLLFLLGGWAGHHAPGFPHPWANFLYVLAYAAGGAFGVQAGIRSLRERRIDVDVLMVLAALGAAVVDHPFEGAMLLFLFSLSNVLQAYAIDRTRRAIHSLMKLRPDEALTRRDGRHQLLPINRLVIGDIVLVRPGENIPLDAVIVEGESAIDESSLTGESIPVLKRTGQPVFAGTTNQGGGLETRVTRLARDSAIEKLIRMVEKAQSEKATTQQALDRAEQFYASGIVLFTLALIAVPLLFGKPFDETFYRAMTVMVVASPCALIISTPASILSAIGGAARHGVLFKGGAHLEQMAVIRIVALDKTGTLTEGRPVVTDIVLHEPGLEESTLLSFAAAVEAKSEHPLAAAIVKEATRRGLPLTPCADFQSTVGKGACATVGNRRIAIGNRRYFAARQIACPAELDARLDVLHDAGKTGILVGEIHDDGGRIWGAIAIADVLRPSASTTVRQLHELGIEHVVMLTGDNERVAAAIARQAGVDEFRAGLLPGDKVSIVRELSTRGPVAMVGDGVNDAPALATAAVGVAMGAAGTDVAMETADVVMMGDNLQHIPFAIAISRQARRVVWQNLAFAIGVIVLLVISAFGFALPLPLGVVGHEGSTVLVCLNGLRLLAFRDSPTDRAKRR